The proteins below are encoded in one region of Bremerella sp. P1:
- a CDS encoding nucleoside hydrolase yields the protein MSFSAEPRAPLKILFDTDMESDCDDAAALAMLHALADRGEIELLGTMVSAKYPWSAPCTDAINTYYGRPDLPIGVPKGKAGIQQKSKYAEQIAKKFPHDCPTYEDAPDATKLYRKILSAQADGSVTILTVGDLTNLRYLIESTGDDISTLTGQQLVKQKVAHCVCMGSRYPADLDPGKWGNFKPDADSTVIAIEKWPTKITFTGGGQFASLISTGKRLTELPEDNPVRRVYELYFGGKVNDRHSADQIAVMVAARGTGHPWKLVTQGHNHIFPNGTHEWREQIDNPRHEYVSALADGVDPADVIDSFNELMLHQAK from the coding sequence GCGGCTGCCCTGGCGATGCTCCACGCGCTGGCCGATCGCGGAGAGATCGAACTTCTGGGTACGATGGTTTCGGCCAAGTACCCTTGGTCTGCTCCGTGTACCGATGCCATCAATACCTATTACGGTCGACCGGATCTGCCGATTGGTGTGCCCAAAGGAAAGGCCGGCATTCAGCAGAAATCGAAATACGCTGAGCAGATCGCCAAGAAGTTCCCGCATGATTGCCCCACGTATGAAGATGCCCCGGACGCGACCAAGCTGTATCGCAAGATTCTGTCCGCTCAAGCTGATGGTAGTGTGACGATTCTGACGGTGGGAGACCTGACCAACCTGCGCTATTTGATTGAGTCTACAGGTGATGACATCAGTACATTAACCGGGCAGCAGCTTGTGAAACAGAAGGTGGCTCATTGTGTGTGCATGGGAAGCCGTTATCCAGCCGATTTGGATCCCGGTAAGTGGGGCAACTTCAAACCGGATGCTGATTCAACGGTGATTGCTATAGAGAAGTGGCCAACCAAGATCACCTTCACCGGCGGCGGTCAATTTGCCAGTCTGATTTCTACTGGAAAGCGTCTGACGGAATTGCCCGAAGACAATCCGGTTCGCCGAGTTTATGAACTCTATTTCGGCGGGAAGGTGAACGATCGACATAGTGCCGATCAAATTGCCGTGATGGTCGCCGCACGCGGGACAGGCCATCCTTGGAAGCTAGTCACCCAGGGACACAACCACATTTTCCCCAACGGCACCCACGAGTGGCGCGAGCAAATTGATAATCCTCGTCACGAGTACGTCTCCGCTTTGGCGGATGGTGTGGACCCGGCGGATGTGATTGACTCGTTCAACGAGCTGATGCTGCATCAAGCAAAGTAG
- a CDS encoding hybrid sensor histidine kinase/response regulator produces MNLLDTSDFPQRWHCGEWSAGHGWLHILSDIGIWAAYFAIPGLLAYFLSQRKDLPFRRVFLLFVAFIMLCGLTHLMDATIFWWPAYRLSGLLKLSTAIVSWATVVAIVYNIPEVLRLRSPEALEREIEARKQAEQALRESNEVLEQRVQERVEQLEKANAEIKERDARWRKFASSNIIGVGLADADGNWLEVNGELLRMLRCSEEEWQSEGLRWYDMTPPEYLPRDVEGIETADKEGACPAYEKEYITKDGTRVPITLGYTPVEDRPGQYICFVLDQSRLKETEQALKQSQAEFFQLADAIPQMAWMTRADGYVDWFNHRWYEYTGLTQEDCLGLNWKQCIDPDDLPQVQAAWEKSIETGERLDIVAPIRGADGIVRPFLTRALPLKNDEGEIVRWFGTNTDISEQQQIQEELRTVAAQLSDADRKKDEFLATLAHELRNPLAPIRMGLELMKMAGDDPELLDETRETMERQTKQLISLVDDLLDVSRVTRGKLTLRKADVKISDVIKSAVETSQPLIEDSEHSLEVVNNNDITIHADPNRLAQVVSNLLNNAAKYTPDGGKIKLSVDQPDPNHVAIHVQDTGIGIPADMIDSIFTMFTQVDRSMERRFAGLGIGLTLVKSLVEMHGGTVSVTSQGQGKGSEFTVTLPVREEDQPSQNKDLPTEGFSLKQGKHRVLVVDDNKAAAEMLSKVVKMLGNTVEMAEDGQQAIEVAQQFQPEIILMDLGMPKMNGYEAARYIRQQEWGKDILLIALTGWGQQEDRDRTKEAGFDHHLVKPAEPAEIQRIINQGRDN; encoded by the coding sequence TTGAACTTATTGGATACGTCCGACTTTCCCCAGCGTTGGCATTGCGGGGAATGGTCCGCAGGGCATGGCTGGCTGCACATTCTCTCGGATATTGGCATCTGGGCAGCTTACTTTGCGATACCTGGACTGCTCGCTTACTTTCTCTCGCAGCGGAAAGACCTCCCCTTTCGACGCGTGTTCCTGCTGTTTGTCGCGTTCATCATGCTGTGCGGCTTGACCCACCTGATGGACGCCACCATCTTCTGGTGGCCCGCCTATCGGCTGTCTGGCCTGTTAAAACTCTCCACGGCAATCGTTTCCTGGGCGACTGTCGTGGCGATTGTCTACAACATTCCGGAGGTCTTGCGGCTGCGAAGCCCAGAAGCACTGGAGCGTGAGATCGAAGCTCGCAAGCAGGCCGAACAAGCCCTTCGCGAGTCGAACGAAGTCCTCGAGCAGCGCGTTCAAGAGCGGGTTGAGCAGCTTGAAAAAGCCAATGCAGAAATCAAAGAACGCGACGCCCGTTGGCGTAAGTTCGCCAGCTCGAACATCATCGGTGTTGGCCTGGCCGATGCGGACGGAAACTGGTTGGAAGTCAACGGCGAACTGCTACGCATGCTTCGCTGTTCGGAAGAAGAGTGGCAAAGCGAAGGCCTCCGCTGGTACGACATGACACCGCCTGAATACTTGCCGCGGGATGTCGAAGGAATCGAGACCGCCGACAAAGAAGGCGCATGCCCAGCCTACGAAAAGGAGTACATCACCAAGGACGGAACACGCGTACCGATTACGCTGGGCTACACCCCAGTCGAAGATCGCCCCGGGCAGTACATCTGCTTTGTGCTCGACCAATCGCGACTCAAGGAAACCGAACAAGCCCTCAAGCAGAGTCAGGCTGAGTTCTTCCAACTTGCCGACGCCATTCCCCAGATGGCCTGGATGACCCGCGCCGATGGCTACGTCGATTGGTTCAATCATCGCTGGTACGAGTACACAGGTCTGACCCAGGAAGATTGCCTTGGCTTGAATTGGAAGCAATGTATCGATCCGGATGATTTGCCTCAGGTACAAGCGGCTTGGGAAAAGAGCATCGAGACTGGGGAGCGACTCGATATTGTGGCCCCTATCCGAGGTGCCGATGGAATCGTGCGTCCCTTCCTGACGCGTGCCCTGCCGTTGAAGAATGACGAAGGGGAAATCGTGCGTTGGTTTGGAACAAACACCGATATCAGCGAGCAGCAGCAGATCCAGGAAGAGTTACGAACCGTCGCCGCTCAGCTTTCTGACGCCGATCGTAAAAAGGATGAGTTTCTAGCAACCTTGGCACACGAACTTCGTAATCCACTCGCTCCGATCCGAATGGGCTTAGAGCTGATGAAAATGGCGGGCGATGACCCCGAACTGCTGGACGAAACTCGCGAGACGATGGAACGCCAAACCAAGCAGTTGATCTCGCTAGTTGATGATCTGTTGGACGTTTCTCGAGTGACGCGTGGCAAGCTGACTCTTCGCAAAGCAGACGTCAAGATATCTGATGTCATCAAAAGTGCGGTCGAAACTTCTCAGCCACTGATTGAAGACTCGGAACACTCGCTCGAGGTGGTCAACAACAACGACATCACAATCCATGCCGACCCGAATCGGTTGGCCCAGGTCGTCTCGAACCTTTTGAACAATGCCGCCAAATATACGCCTGACGGTGGAAAGATTAAGCTTTCGGTTGATCAGCCAGACCCCAATCACGTTGCCATCCATGTGCAAGACACCGGAATTGGGATACCAGCCGACATGATCGATAGCATCTTTACGATGTTTACCCAAGTCGATCGTTCCATGGAACGTCGTTTCGCAGGCCTAGGCATCGGCCTGACCCTCGTTAAATCGCTGGTCGAGATGCACGGAGGAACGGTCTCGGTAACCAGCCAGGGGCAAGGCAAAGGAAGTGAGTTCACAGTTACCTTGCCGGTGCGAGAGGAAGATCAACCGTCTCAGAACAAGGATCTGCCGACCGAGGGTTTCTCGCTGAAGCAAGGTAAGCACCGCGTTCTTGTTGTCGACGACAATAAGGCCGCTGCCGAAATGCTCAGCAAAGTAGTCAAGATGCTCGGCAACACGGTCGAGATGGCCGAAGATGGACAGCAAGCGATTGAAGTCGCTCAGCAGTTCCAACCCGAAATCATTCTCATGGATCTTGGCATGCCCAAAATGAACGGCTATGAAGCCGCTCGGTACATTCGCCAACAAGAATGGGGAAAGGACATCCTGCTGATTGCACTCACCGGCTGGGGGCAACAGGAAGACCGTGACCGTACCAAAGAGGCTGGCTTCGATCATCACCTGGTCAAACCGGCCGAACCTGCGGAAATCCAACGGATCATCAACCAAGGTAGGGATAACTGA